In a genomic window of Natranaerovirga pectinivora:
- the ilvN gene encoding acetolactate synthase small subunit — MKRLVLSVLVANHSGVLSRVAGLFSRRGYNIDSLSVGVTSDPEVSRMTIVARGDDQILEQIVKQLNKLVDVKKIVELPSDDAVYRELALIKVKATADTRSSIIGITDIFRAKIIDVATEALTIEITGDQSKLDALVELLQPYEIKEIVRTGLAGLKRGNENIQHYK, encoded by the coding sequence ATGAAAAGACTTGTATTATCTGTATTAGTGGCCAATCATTCAGGTGTTCTAAGTAGAGTTGCTGGCTTGTTTAGTCGAAGAGGTTACAATATTGATAGTTTATCAGTAGGCGTTACAAGTGATCCAGAAGTTTCAAGGATGACAATTGTTGCTCGTGGAGATGATCAAATATTAGAGCAAATCGTTAAACAGCTAAATAAACTGGTAGATGTTAAAAAAATAGTAGAATTACCTAGTGATGATGCGGTTTATAGAGAGCTAGCATTAATAAAAGTTAAAGCGACTGCAGATACAAGGTCTTCAATTATAGGAATAACTGATATTTTTAGAGCTAAAATAATTGATGTCGCAACAGAAGCACTTACCATTGAGATCACAGGTGATCAAAGCAAATTAGATGCATTAGTAGAACTGTTACAACCTTATGAAATTAAGGAAATTGTAAGAACAGGTCTAGCAGGCCTCAAAAGAGGAAATGAAAACATACAACACTATAAATAA